The sequence below is a genomic window from Micromonospora aurantiaca ATCC 27029.
ACGTTCCACGCCGCTGACTCGTGCCACAGGTGCTGGCCGGAGGTGTGTGCGTGGGTGACGACCGCCTCCCGGCCGATCTGGGCCAGGCCGAGTACGAGCTGCACCGCGCCGAGCAGCCCGAGCGCCCCGCGCAGCCCGAGCGTGATCCGGTGGCGGCGACTGGGCCGGGGCGGGGGAGCGGCGGCCAGGACCGCGTCGACCAGGTCGGGCACCCGCGGGGCGAGCTGCGTACGGGCCCGCCGGGTCACCGACGCGGCCGAGTCGAACCAGCCGCGGCAGCCGGCGCAGCCGGTCAGGTGCGCCTCGGCCGCCTCGATCTCCGACTCGGACGCCTCACCGTCCAGCTGTGCCGACAGGATCTCCCGCCACTGCTCACACACCATGTAGGGATAGTCGTCGGGAGCGCCGCGCTGGTTCCCGGCGGGGTGCGGGTCACGCCGGGCCGCCCGGCGGCGGCGGTCACGGCGCGGCGGCGACTACCCCGGGCGGGCACGGGTAAGCCGACCGGGGAGGGGCCGCTGTGACACGCGAATTCGTGAACTGGTCCGGCAGTCTCCGCTTCACGCCGGCGGACCGGGCCGAGCCGGCCGACGAGGCCGAGGTGTGCGACCTGGTGCGCCGTGCCCGGGCCACCGGCGCCACCATCCGTCCGGTCGGTTCGGGGCACTCGTCCAGCCCGCTGGTGCGTACCGACGGGATCCTGCTCGGCCTGGACCGGCTGTCCGGCGTGATCTCCGACGACGGGCGGCTCGCGACCGCGTGGGCCGGCACCAAGCTCCGGGCGCTCGGTGAGGGGCTCTACGACGCCGGGCTGGCCATGGACAACCTGGGTGACGTCGACTACCAGTCGATCGCCGGGGCGACCGCCACCGGCACCCACGGCACCGGCATCGGCTTCGGGAACCTGAGCACCCAGGTCACCGGCGTACGCCTGGTCACCGGCACCGGCGACGTGCTGGACGTGGACGCGCGCCGCAACCCGGACCTGCTGCCCGCCGTCCGTCTCTCCCTCGGCGCGCTGGGCGTGATCACCCGGATCACGCTCGACGTGCAGCCGACCTATCAGCTGCACCGCCGTTCCTGGTGCACGCACCTCGACTGGACCCTGGACCACCTCGCCGAGCTCCAGCACACCAACCGCAACATGGACTTCTACTGGTACCCGCGCAGCGACCGGACGCAGATCCGGGTGATCAACCGCATCGACACGGACGCCGCGCCGGACCGGGCGGACGTCCGGTTGCCGGACGGCGAGCCCCGGCAGAGCCAGGTCGGGCCGACCCACCGCACCATTCCCCGGGACCGGGAGCTGCGCTTCGAGGAGATCGAGTACATGCTGCCGTCGGAGGCGTTCCCGGCGTGCTTCGCCGAGGTACGCCGCCGGGTGCGCGACCGGCACCGCCGGGTGGCCGCCTGGCGGGTGCTGGTGCGCACCATCGCCGCGGACGACATCTGGCTCAGCAACGCCTACGGCCGGCCCACCACCACGATCGCCTGCCTGCAGAACACCTCACTGCCGTACGAGGAGTACTTCCGGGACGTGGAGGCGGTGTTCCGGCACTACGGCGGGCGCCCGCACTGGGGCAAGAAGCACTGGCTCGGCGCGGGGGAACTGCGTCCCCTCTTTCCCCGCTGGGACGACTTCCAGGCGGTGCGCCGCCGGCTCGACCCGGACGGGGTGTTCCTCACGCCGGACCTGGCCCGGCTGCTGGAGGAGCAGTGAGCGCGCCCGTCGGCGCCCGGGTCTGGGTGGTGCCCGGCGGGCACGTGCCGTTCCCCGCGCACGGCCCGGAACCGGCGTTCACCGCCTTCGACCAGCTCTGCGTGCTCAACGCAGGTGACCGGGACGCCGCTGTGGAACTGGACTTCTACTACCAGGACACCGAGCCGGTGGGGCCGTACCGGCTGCTGGTCGGCGCCCGCCGCATCCGGCACGTCCGGGTCAACGACCTGATCGATCCGGAGGCCGTGCGGCTGGACCGGCCGTACGGCTGCGTGCTGCGCTCCCCGGTGCCGGTGGTGGTGCAGTTCCTGCGCCAGGACACCCGGCTGCCCGGTGTGGTGGCGCTGACCGGCACGATGGCGTACCCCGGATGAGATTCGAGCGGTCGGCCGCGGGTACCCCGGTATATGCGGGCTGCCGTCGACCGGGTGCGTGATGTGGGTCTGACCGGTCACCGGAGGCTGCGGACGTACTTCCTCGTGGCGGTCCAGGCCGGCCTGGCCGCCGCGCTGGCCTGGACGGTCGCCCGGGAGGTGCTCGGCAACCCGGACCCGACGTTCGCGCCGGCCGCGGCGGTGAGCGTCATCGCCGCCTCGCTCGGCAACCGCACCCGGCGGACCGTGGAGCTGGTGGCCGGTGTCGTGCTCGGCATCGTCGTCGGTGACCTGCTGGTGAGTCTCCTGGGCACCGGGCCGTGGCAGACCGGCGTGATCGTGTTCCTGGCGGTCACCGCGGCGGTGCTCGTCCGCGGCACCGGCGCGCTCGTCACCCAGGCCGGCGGTACGGCGGTCCTGGTCGCCACGCTGACCCCGGTGTCGCCCGACCTGGAGCTGCCCCGGACCGTCAACGCGCTCGTCGGCGGTGTGGTCGGCCTGCTCGTGGTGCTGGTGATCGCGCCGTTGAACCCGCTGCGCGCGGTCCGCCGCGTCGCCGACCCGGCGCTCGACAGGTTCGCGTGCCAGATGACCGCGTCGGCGGAGGCGCTGGCGCGGGCCGACGTGCGCGCGGCCGACGAGGTGCTGGCCCGGATGCGCGCCGCCGAGGCGGAGCTGGACCAGATCGACGAGATGGTCACCGCCGCCGACGAGGTGGTGCGGTTCTCCCCGGTGCGCTGGCGGCGACGGCGGGCCCTGGCCGCGTACCGGCACGGCGCCGAGCACCTGGACCGGGCGTTCCGCAACAGCCGCGGCATGGTCCGCCGGATCGGCACCACGTTGCGGGACCGGGAGCCGGTGCCGCCGCAGCTACCAGCCGCGCTCGAGCACTTCAGCGAGGCGATCCGGCTGCTGCACCGGGAGTTCCTGGCCGCCGAGGAGCCGGTCGCCGCCCGGGAGCGGGTGCTGCGCGCGGTGCGCGACGCGGGCGAGGCGTGCCGGCAGGACATCGGCTTCTCCGGCACCATCGTGGTCTCGCAGTTGCGGACCGTCGCCAACGACCTGCTGCGCGCCACGGGCGTGCCGCCGGACGAGGCCCGCCGGCTCGTCCGCCGGGCGGCCGCGGCCCGCTGAGGCGGCCGGTCACGCCTCGGTCAGGCGGGACTTCTGCACCTTGCCCATCGCGTTGCGGGCAGCGCGCCGACCAGCCGTACCTGCCGGGGGCGTTTGTGCGCGGACAGGTGCCGCGCCACGAAGTCGATCAGCTCCGTCTCGGCCACTCCGTCGCCCACCACGTACGCGGTCACCTGCTGGCCCAGGTCGGGGTGGGGCGTGCCGACCACCGCGGCCTCCCGGACACCCGGGTGGGCCAGGAGGGCGTCCTCGGCCACCCCTGCCGGGCGTGCCGTCGGGTATGTGTCATCGTGGTCGGCGGCGAGGGAGGGTGGCATGTCGGGTCCGTTGCGCGGGGTGCTGGTCGCCGACTTCTCCCGGATCCTCGCCGGGCCGTACGCGACCATGCTCCTGGCCGACCTCGGCGCCGACGTGGTCAAGGTGGAGGCGCCCGGCGGGGACGACACCCGCGGCTGGCTGCCCCCGGTGCGCGACGACGTGGCCACCTACTACCTGGCGGTCAACCGCAACAAGCGATCGCTGGTGCTCGACCTGACCGATCCCGGCGACCTGACGCTGGCCCACCGGTTGGCCGACCGGGCCGACGTGCTGATCCAGAACTTCCGCCCGGGCGCGCTGCGCCGCTTCGGCCTCGACCACGGCACGGTCACCGCCCGCAACGCCCGCCTGGTGTACGCCTCGATCAGCGGCTTCGGCGACGCCGGGGGCGCCGACCTGCCGGGGTACGACCTCATGGTGCAGGCCGCCGCCGGGCTGATGAGCCTCACCGGGGACGCGGACGGCCCGCCCTACAAGGCCGGGGTGGCGGTGTTCGACGTGATCGCCGGGCTGCACGCGGCGGTCGGGATCCTGGCCGCGCTGCGGCACCGGGAGGAGACCGGTCGCGGGCAGCACGTCACCGTGGACCTGCTCTCCTCGGCGTTGTCCGGGCTGGTCAACCACGCCAGCGCGTACGTCGCGGGTGCGGCGGCGCCGCACCGGATGGGCAACGCGCACCCGAGCATCGTGCCGTACGAGCCGCTGCCCACCGCCGACGGCGAGCTGGTGGTGATCGCCGGGAACGACGGCCAGTTCCGTACCCTCTGCGGGGTGCTCGGCGTGCCGGAGCTGGCCGGCGACGCGCGGTTCCGCGGCAACGCCGACCGGGTCGCGCACCGCGACGAGCTGCGGCCGCTGCTGGTGGCGGCGCTGTCCCGGCGCGGCAGCGCGGACTGGTTCGCCGAGCTGCGTGCCGCGGGCGTGCCGTGCAGCCCGATCAACTCGGTGGCCGAGGGGGTGGCGCTGGCTCAAGGGCTCGGCCTGGAGCCGGTGGTGACGACCGGCGGGGTACCGGGGATCCGGAATCCGATCGGCCTGTCTGGGGCGCCACCTCGCTACGACCTGCCGCCGCCGGAGCTGGACGAGCACGGCGCCGAACTGCGCGCCTGGCTCGCCGCGGAGTGACCAGCCCGGCCGCCGTCAGAGCGTCTCGACCAGCCGGAAGCGTTCCAGCACGGCCGGGGTGTCGTCGTCCACTGTGAACCCGGGGTCGCCGAGCCAGCCGCGGTAGTCGTCGCCGTGCCAGAACCGTTCGTGGCCGGCGCGCCAGGCGGCGACCGTCTCGAACCCCTCGCCCTCGTCCCGGGCGTGGTCGAGGTCGACGTCGCCGAGGCGGGCGACGC
It includes:
- a CDS encoding FUSC family protein, encoding MRDVGLTGHRRLRTYFLVAVQAGLAAALAWTVAREVLGNPDPTFAPAAAVSVIAASLGNRTRRTVELVAGVVLGIVVGDLLVSLLGTGPWQTGVIVFLAVTAAVLVRGTGALVTQAGGTAVLVATLTPVSPDLELPRTVNALVGGVVGLLVVLVIAPLNPLRAVRRVADPALDRFACQMTASAEALARADVRAADEVLARMRAAEAELDQIDEMVTAADEVVRFSPVRWRRRRALAAYRHGAEHLDRAFRNSRGMVRRIGTTLRDREPVPPQLPAALEHFSEAIRLLHREFLAAEEPVAARERVLRAVRDAGEACRQDIGFSGTIVVSQLRTVANDLLRATGVPPDEARRLVRRAAAAR
- a CDS encoding D-arabinono-1,4-lactone oxidase — encoded protein: MTREFVNWSGSLRFTPADRAEPADEAEVCDLVRRARATGATIRPVGSGHSSSPLVRTDGILLGLDRLSGVISDDGRLATAWAGTKLRALGEGLYDAGLAMDNLGDVDYQSIAGATATGTHGTGIGFGNLSTQVTGVRLVTGTGDVLDVDARRNPDLLPAVRLSLGALGVITRITLDVQPTYQLHRRSWCTHLDWTLDHLAELQHTNRNMDFYWYPRSDRTQIRVINRIDTDAAPDRADVRLPDGEPRQSQVGPTHRTIPRDRELRFEEIEYMLPSEAFPACFAEVRRRVRDRHRRVAAWRVLVRTIAADDIWLSNAYGRPTTTIACLQNTSLPYEEYFRDVEAVFRHYGGRPHWGKKHWLGAGELRPLFPRWDDFQAVRRRLDPDGVFLTPDLARLLEEQ
- a CDS encoding zf-HC2 domain-containing protein; its protein translation is MVCEQWREILSAQLDGEASESEIEAAEAHLTGCAGCRGWFDSAASVTRRARTQLAPRVPDLVDAVLAAAPPPRPSRRHRITLGLRGALGLLGAVQLVLGLAQIGREAVVTHAHTSGQHLWHESAAWNVAVGAGFLYVAARRSAPSGLLPMLSAFVATLVLLSVNDLITGQVAMTRLVSHGFLLVGWAVMLVLSRLGRRPGDTPPGQRRPDGSRWALPTEEPAAPALRLVPPGPYPAQARDRRAA
- a CDS encoding CaiB/BaiF CoA transferase family protein, yielding MSGPLRGVLVADFSRILAGPYATMLLADLGADVVKVEAPGGDDTRGWLPPVRDDVATYYLAVNRNKRSLVLDLTDPGDLTLAHRLADRADVLIQNFRPGALRRFGLDHGTVTARNARLVYASISGFGDAGGADLPGYDLMVQAAAGLMSLTGDADGPPYKAGVAVFDVIAGLHAAVGILAALRHREETGRGQHVTVDLLSSALSGLVNHASAYVAGAAAPHRMGNAHPSIVPYEPLPTADGELVVIAGNDGQFRTLCGVLGVPELAGDARFRGNADRVAHRDELRPLLVAALSRRGSADWFAELRAAGVPCSPINSVAEGVALAQGLGLEPVVTTGGVPGIRNPIGLSGAPPRYDLPPPELDEHGAELRAWLAAE
- a CDS encoding sensory rhodopsin transducer; amino-acid sequence: MSAPVGARVWVVPGGHVPFPAHGPEPAFTAFDQLCVLNAGDRDAAVELDFYYQDTEPVGPYRLLVGARRIRHVRVNDLIDPEAVRLDRPYGCVLRSPVPVVVQFLRQDTRLPGVVALTGTMAYPG